A stretch of the Hypanus sabinus isolate sHypSab1 unplaced genomic scaffold, sHypSab1.hap1 scaffold_942, whole genome shotgun sequence genome encodes the following:
- the LOC132390524 gene encoding caspase-14-like isoform X2, translating to MSGVRKAFILCVTEGRRGTTIDLINLQETLRSLGFEVSKCINPNGQEIFSSLEKYRDSIKDEVCCSFVFILAHGSEGKVRGRDGEEADLEEIFDMFNNEECLHLQQKPKVFVIQACRGDNKDRGAVSAGFRALSEKLPMVSDTFVVYPSRPGYVAYRHTAQGSYMITFMTEVFKSHGNQEHLYDLFVRVNRRMVTERYKTYKTTVVMESTLTKAVYLKPT from the exons ATGTCCGGAGTAAGGAAGGCCTTCATCCTCTGCGTCACAGAGGGGAGACGAGGGACCACAATAGATCTGATTAATCTTCAGGAAACTTTGCGAAGCTTGGGTTTCGAAGTGTCTAAGTGTATCAACCCGAATGGTCAG GAAATCTTCTCCTCCCTGGAGAAGTACCGAGACAGCATTAAGGATGAAGTCTGCTGCTCCTTCGTGTTCATTCTGGCGCACGGGTCCGAGGGCAAGGTTAGGGGTCGTGACGGTGAAGAGGCTGACCTTGAGGAGATCTTCGACATGTTCAACAACGAGGAGTGTCTTCATCTGCAGCAGAAACCCAAGGTGTTCGTCATCCAAGCCTGCCGAGGAG ATAACAAAGACCGTGGTGCTGTTTCAGCCGGCTTCCGTGCTTTGTCTGAGAAACTCCCGATGGTTTCGGACACCTTTGTTGTGTATCCCTCACGACCAG GTTACGTGGCCTATCGGCACACAGCTCAGGGATCATACATGATCACATTCATGACGGAGGTCTTCAAAAGCCACGGGAACCAGGAGCATCTGTATGACCTGTTCGTCAGG GTGAACCGACGGATGGTGACTGAACGATATAAAACATACAAGACCACTGTGGTGATGGAATCGACCCTGACCAAGGCCGTCTACCTCAAACCCACCTGA
- the LOC132390524 gene encoding caspase-14-like isoform X1, protein MGWVFHDVTRAPKASSSRLFPEVDSRASESPRQGNEVSSSPRASGPQDQDDCYNMSGVRKAFILCVTEGRRGTTIDLINLQETLRSLGFEVSKCINPNGQEIFSSLEKYRDSIKDEVCCSFVFILAHGSEGKVRGRDGEEADLEEIFDMFNNEECLHLQQKPKVFVIQACRGDNKDRGAVSAGFRALSEKLPMVSDTFVVYPSRPGYVAYRHTAQGSYMITFMTEVFKSHGNQEHLYDLFVRVNRRMVTERYKTYKTTVVMESTLTKAVYLKPT, encoded by the exons atgggatgggtctttCATGATGTTACGAGAGCACCGAAGGCATCGAGTTCCAGATTGTTTCCAG AAGTGGACAGCCGTGCCTCGGAGTCCCCTCGTCAGGGCAATGAGGTGTCGTCGTCACCGAGAGCCTCTGGGCCGCAGGATCAG GATGACTGCTACAACATGTCCGGAGTAAGGAAGGCCTTCATCCTCTGCGTCACAGAGGGGAGACGAGGGACCACAATAGATCTGATTAATCTTCAGGAAACTTTGCGAAGCTTGGGTTTCGAAGTGTCTAAGTGTATCAACCCGAATGGTCAG GAAATCTTCTCCTCCCTGGAGAAGTACCGAGACAGCATTAAGGATGAAGTCTGCTGCTCCTTCGTGTTCATTCTGGCGCACGGGTCCGAGGGCAAGGTTAGGGGTCGTGACGGTGAAGAGGCTGACCTTGAGGAGATCTTCGACATGTTCAACAACGAGGAGTGTCTTCATCTGCAGCAGAAACCCAAGGTGTTCGTCATCCAAGCCTGCCGAGGAG ATAACAAAGACCGTGGTGCTGTTTCAGCCGGCTTCCGTGCTTTGTCTGAGAAACTCCCGATGGTTTCGGACACCTTTGTTGTGTATCCCTCACGACCAG GTTACGTGGCCTATCGGCACACAGCTCAGGGATCATACATGATCACATTCATGACGGAGGTCTTCAAAAGCCACGGGAACCAGGAGCATCTGTATGACCTGTTCGTCAGG GTGAACCGACGGATGGTGACTGAACGATATAAAACATACAAGACCACTGTGGTGATGGAATCGACCCTGACCAAGGCCGTCTACCTCAAACCCACCTGA